In a single window of the Pongo abelii isolate AG06213 chromosome 1, NHGRI_mPonAbe1-v2.0_pri, whole genome shotgun sequence genome:
- the LOC100454847 gene encoding olfactory receptor 10J1-like — translation MKKENHSLVNVFIFQGFSSFREHKLTLFVVFLTLYIFTLAGNVIIVSIISIDCHLHAPMYFFLSMLSGSETVYTLVIIPRMLSNLIGLSQPISLVGCATQMFFFITLAINNCFLLTAMAYDCYVAICNPLRYSVVMSKTVCMQLVWGACSIGLIVAMTQVSAVFRLPFCIPKVPHFCDIRPVMKLSCIDTTANEILTMIISVLVILIPMGLVFISYILIISTILKTASAEGRKKAFATCASHITVVIVHYGCASIAYFKPKSENTRDQDQLISVTYTVITPLLNPVVYTLRNKEVKDALCRAIG, via the coding sequence ATGAAGAAAGAGAATCACTCTTTGgtgaatgtgtttatttttcaagGTTTCTCCAGCTTCCGTGAGCACAAGCTCACCCTCTTTGTTGTGTTTCTTACATTGTACATATTCACCCTGGCAGGCAATGTTATCATTGTGAGTATCATTAGTATTGATTGTCACCTCCAcgcccccatgtacttcttcctcagCATGCTCTCAGGTTCAGAAACTGTCTACACCCTTGTCATTATACCAAGAATGCTGTCTAACCTCATAGGCCTGAGTCAGCCCATTTCCTTGGTAGGTTGTGCCACTCAGATGTTTTTCTTCATTACTTTGGCTATCAACAACTGCTTCCTGCTCACAGCAATGGCGTATGACTGCTATGTGGCCATCTGCAACCCCTTGAGGTACTCAGTCGTCATGAGCAAGACAGTGTGTATGCAGCTGGTGTGGGGGGCCTGCAGCATTGGCCTAATTGTAGCGATGACACAGGTGTCAGCTGTATTCAGGCTGCCTTTCTGTATTCCAAAGGTGCCCCACTTCTGTGACATCCGACCTGTGATGAAGCTCTCCTGCATTGACACCACAGCCAATGAAATCCTGACTATGATCATCAGTGTGCTGGTGATCCTGATTCCCATGGGCTTGGTTTTCATCTCCTACATCCTCATCATTTCTACCATCCTCAAGACTGCCTCTGCCGAGGGCAGGAAAAAGGCCTTTGCCACCTGTGCTTCTCATATTACTGTGGTTATTGTCCACTATGGCTGTGCCTCCATTGCTTACTTCAAGCCCAAGTCAGAGAACACCAGAGATCAGGATCAGCTGATCTCAGTGACCTACACTGTCATTACCCCCCTACTGAACCCTGTGGTGTATACTCTGAGGAACAAAGAGGTCAAAGACGCTCTGTGCAGAGCGATAGGTTAA